One Angustibacter sp. Root456 genomic window carries:
- a CDS encoding ABC transporter permease, producing MSELVRLHARELVRDKRYFWFALLFPFGMLGIFLTIGALVPSGPGTPDFTRTVVPMALFLAITGSALTVTSGSLAAMRERGLLRLLGTTPLGRGRLLLTHLSVRVVMVVAQAVALIVVAVAMGALEPAAAPAVLGVTVAGLTMFLAVGCVIGGRLRSPDAATNLGTLVQLGTLFLSGLTVPLWLLPHSVASVLRVLPSTFLADLLLSQMRHGHAFYPTWLSLSVVAATTAAFLLIAVRTFRWDQGDD from the coding sequence ATGAGCGAGCTGGTGCGCTTGCACGCCCGCGAGCTGGTGCGCGACAAGCGGTACTTCTGGTTCGCCCTGCTCTTCCCCTTCGGGATGCTCGGCATCTTCCTCACCATCGGCGCGCTCGTGCCCAGCGGCCCGGGAACCCCGGACTTCACGCGCACGGTCGTGCCGATGGCGCTGTTCCTGGCGATCACCGGATCCGCCCTCACGGTCACCAGCGGGTCGCTCGCGGCGATGCGTGAACGCGGGCTGCTGCGTCTGCTCGGCACGACCCCGCTGGGGCGGGGGCGGTTGCTGCTCACGCACCTGTCGGTGCGCGTCGTGATGGTCGTGGCGCAGGCGGTCGCGTTGATCGTGGTCGCCGTCGCGATGGGAGCGCTCGAGCCGGCGGCGGCTCCGGCCGTCCTGGGTGTCACGGTGGCCGGCCTGACCATGTTCCTCGCGGTGGGCTGCGTCATCGGCGGCCGGCTCAGGTCACCGGACGCCGCGACCAACCTCGGCACCCTCGTGCAGCTCGGCACGCTGTTCCTCAGCGGCCTGACCGTGCCGCTCTGGCTGCTGCCGCACTCCGTGGCGAGCGTGCTGCGGGTGCTGCCCAGCACCTTCCTCGCCGACCTGCTCCTCAGCCAGATGCGTCACGGGCACGCCTTCTACCCGACCTGGCTGTCGCTCTCGGTGGTGGCGGCCACGACCGCGGCGTTCCTGCTGATCGCCGTCCGGACCTTCAGATGGGACCAAGGTGATGACTGA
- a CDS encoding thiocillin family RiPP, with protein sequence MVSTHELDLFAVDLGLDIEAMPDGAALAASGCFSSATSASTASCPASSASSFTTASSYSG encoded by the coding sequence ATGGTGAGCACGCACGAGCTGGACCTGTTCGCGGTCGACCTCGGACTCGACATCGAGGCCATGCCCGACGGCGCCGCGCTGGCGGCGTCCGGGTGCTTCTCCTCGGCCACGTCGGCGTCCACGGCGTCGTGCCCGGCCAGCTCGGCGTCGTCGTTCACGACGGCGTCGTCCTACTCCGGCTGA
- a CDS encoding PqqD family peptide modification chaperone: protein MSATTLQLRQGIEILRGMDDTPLIYDPVTGTYHRISRSAEALLSYFDGSRSTDDLVSMLSHDDTVRADQVRLQVAAFVETLDRSGLLVGSALPDDAGRRSRLQMSRVMPRVVVTRALPRVLEPLARLVRALPQTALAAVVALMAVGGFAAGVITLVGHDAEASPFALRDGLVGAAPVFAAALVVQLLAVLVHECAHALVAQVLNVPVRALGFAMLFFFMPVAYVDRTDAYRVRSRGGRLALALAGIGSDGIVCGATALVASNASGTVQQVALVLLAYQLLGLLFNVNPLLPTDGYVALEISLGLVDLRGRSFALVGSLMRRRELPPYLARLGRAARTGYVLYAAFASAYVVVAAASFLMGMVHSFHTVAAAMGQR, encoded by the coding sequence ATGAGCGCCACGACACTGCAGCTGCGCCAGGGGATCGAGATCCTGCGCGGCATGGACGACACCCCGCTGATCTACGACCCGGTGACGGGCACCTACCACCGCATCAGCCGGTCGGCCGAGGCGCTGCTGTCGTACTTCGACGGCAGCCGCTCCACCGACGACCTCGTGTCGATGCTGTCGCACGACGACACGGTCCGGGCCGACCAGGTGCGCCTGCAGGTCGCCGCCTTCGTCGAGACCCTCGACCGCAGCGGCCTGCTCGTGGGGTCCGCCCTTCCCGACGACGCCGGCCGGCGCTCGCGGCTGCAGATGTCGCGTGTCATGCCGCGGGTCGTCGTCACGCGTGCCCTGCCCCGGGTGCTCGAACCCCTCGCGCGGCTCGTGCGTGCGCTGCCCCAGACGGCGCTCGCAGCCGTCGTCGCGCTGATGGCGGTGGGTGGCTTCGCCGCCGGCGTGATCACGCTGGTGGGCCACGACGCGGAGGCCTCGCCGTTCGCGCTGCGCGACGGGCTGGTGGGTGCGGCGCCGGTGTTCGCCGCGGCGCTGGTGGTGCAGCTGCTCGCGGTGCTGGTGCACGAGTGCGCGCACGCGCTCGTCGCGCAGGTGCTCAACGTGCCGGTGCGCGCGCTGGGCTTCGCGATGCTCTTCTTCTTCATGCCGGTCGCCTACGTCGACCGCACCGACGCCTACCGGGTGCGCAGCCGGGGGGGTCGTCTGGCCCTCGCGTTGGCCGGCATCGGGAGCGACGGGATCGTCTGCGGCGCAACGGCTCTGGTGGCCAGCAACGCCTCGGGCACCGTGCAGCAGGTTGCGCTGGTGCTCCTGGCCTACCAACTGCTCGGCCTGCTCTTCAACGTCAACCCGCTGTTGCCCACCGACGGCTACGTGGCGCTCGAGATCTCCCTCGGCCTCGTCGACCTGCGGGGCCGGTCGTTCGCGCTCGTCGGCTCGCTGATGCGGCGGCGCGAGCTGCCGCCGTACCTCGCCCGGCTCGGGCGCGCCGCCCGCACCGGCTACGTGCTCTACGCCGCCTTCGCGAGCGCCTACGTCGTCGTGGCCGCTGCCAGCTTCCTGATGGGGATGGTGCACTCCTTCCACACCGTGGCGGCGGCCATGGGGCAGCGATGA
- a CDS encoding thiocillin family RiPP, which translates to MSDDLDLVGLPSPEDLDVEQLTSGNALAAAGTLGTTSTASTASCPFSTATSVMTASSAVSAV; encoded by the coding sequence GTGTCCGACGACCTCGACCTGGTCGGCCTGCCCTCCCCGGAGGACCTCGACGTCGAGCAGCTGACCTCCGGGAACGCGCTCGCCGCGGCAGGCACGCTCGGCACCACCTCGACCGCGAGCACGGCCAGCTGCCCGTTCAGCACGGCGACGTCCGTCATGACGGCCAGCAGCGCGGTCTCCGCGGTCTGA
- a CDS encoding thiopeptide-type bacteriocin biosynthesis protein: protein MSDVVSDWWYARAYPGSGDAMDSAAATVVPWVRDRAHRLGASSWHFVRYLDMTGQHLRLRVRCAPDDADALHRDSGELLALLKGLAAPSPRPDLVGGQAFASLRGAVKVRHDLYAPEIAKYGGPRGLEVAQQVFTSSSELFADQRLGDLPVRYERAALAVRHLADVVAQALATVERQQFWVSHQQQWGWHARMVMRDQAAVVDRIRTVAEGVAAAPPPSASVIEALTAHGRRLVAALDEAQAVGAAVDRITLLRHLLHMDLNRWGLHPAEELVLGVIASFRKDH, encoded by the coding sequence GTGAGTGATGTGGTGAGTGACTGGTGGTACGCCCGCGCCTACCCCGGAAGCGGCGACGCGATGGACTCGGCGGCGGCCACGGTGGTGCCGTGGGTGCGCGACCGTGCCCACCGCCTCGGTGCCAGCTCCTGGCACTTCGTGCGCTACCTCGACATGACCGGCCAGCACCTGCGGTTGCGCGTGCGCTGCGCGCCCGACGACGCCGACGCCCTGCACCGCGACAGCGGCGAGCTGCTCGCGCTCCTGAAGGGTCTGGCCGCACCCTCCCCGCGGCCGGACCTCGTCGGCGGTCAGGCGTTCGCGAGCCTGCGCGGAGCGGTGAAGGTGCGCCACGACCTGTACGCCCCGGAGATCGCCAAGTACGGCGGCCCGCGTGGCCTCGAGGTGGCGCAACAGGTGTTCACGAGCTCCAGCGAGCTGTTCGCCGACCAGCGGCTCGGCGACCTGCCGGTGAGGTACGAACGCGCCGCGCTCGCCGTTCGCCATCTGGCCGACGTCGTCGCTCAGGCGCTCGCAACCGTTGAGCGGCAGCAGTTCTGGGTGTCACACCAGCAGCAGTGGGGATGGCATGCGCGCATGGTGATGCGTGACCAGGCCGCGGTGGTTGACCGCATCCGCACCGTGGCAGAGGGTGTGGCTGCCGCGCCGCCGCCATCGGCGTCCGTGATCGAGGCGCTGACCGCGCACGGCCGGCGGCTGGTGGCGGCGCTCGACGAGGCGCAGGCCGTCGGGGCCGCTGTCGACCGCATCACCTTGCTGCGCCACCTGCTCCACATGGACCTCAACCGATGGGGACTGCATCCGGCCGAGGAGCTGGTGCTCGGCGTCATCGCGTCGTTCAGGAAGGACCACTGA
- a CDS encoding SAV_6107 family HEPN domain-containing protein, which yields MTPSSTPRVPSSSLDLIDRARDSLVVALGASSAGERYVAAHLAALRAAAAVLSVRGRPHRHSRPRSVWEVLPTVAPELGEWAAFFDAGASRRAAIEAGRDDVVSSREADDLVRDGETFLSLVEELLGLPRHLVLPAGVACIRAS from the coding sequence GTGACGCCGTCCAGCACCCCGCGGGTGCCGTCCAGCAGCCTCGACCTCATCGACCGCGCCCGCGACAGCCTGGTCGTCGCGCTCGGCGCGTCGAGCGCGGGGGAGCGGTACGTCGCCGCGCACCTCGCGGCCCTGCGTGCCGCGGCCGCCGTGCTGTCGGTGCGCGGGCGTCCGCACCGGCACAGCCGTCCGCGCAGCGTGTGGGAGGTGCTCCCGACCGTGGCGCCCGAGCTCGGCGAGTGGGCGGCCTTCTTCGATGCCGGGGCGTCCCGCCGCGCGGCGATCGAAGCCGGTCGCGACGACGTCGTGAGCAGCCGGGAGGCCGACGACCTCGTCCGCGACGGCGAGACCTTCCTGTCCCTGGTCGAGGAGCTGCTCGGCCTCCCACGCCACCTGGTGCTGCCGGCCGGCGTGGCCTGCATCCGCGCGTCGTGA
- a CDS encoding DUF6504 family protein: MVRRYDELIEVRTAPVAGADDGPAAPVAFVWRDRLYVVRSVVSHWYERRVWWREAAASALLGLRSDVQLAAQGAAVTGRSSATLLEPALSRPERADRPGAPGAAVAPAEREVWRVEAAAGRSSPVGVYDLVLDPAIDPVDPAGDGPGTWRLARLAD; this comes from the coding sequence ATGGTGCGACGGTACGACGAGCTCATCGAGGTCCGGACGGCGCCGGTCGCCGGAGCCGACGACGGCCCCGCCGCGCCGGTGGCCTTCGTGTGGCGTGACCGGCTGTACGTCGTCCGGTCGGTGGTGTCGCACTGGTACGAGCGGCGGGTGTGGTGGCGCGAGGCGGCGGCCTCGGCGCTGCTCGGCCTGCGGTCCGACGTCCAGCTCGCCGCGCAGGGGGCGGCGGTCACGGGGCGGTCGAGCGCGACGCTGCTCGAGCCGGCGCTCAGCCGACCCGAGCGAGCTGATCGACCCGGCGCGCCCGGCGCCGCGGTCGCTCCCGCCGAGCGCGAGGTCTGGCGGGTCGAGGCCGCCGCAGGACGCTCGAGCCCGGTGGGCGTGTACGACCTCGTGCTCGACCCCGCCATCGACCCTGTCGACCCGGCCGGTGACGGCCCTGGCACCTGGCGGCTCGCCCGCCTCGCGGACTGA
- a CDS encoding helix-turn-helix domain-containing protein, producing MTLQNPADGAPHLAIGQLARRTGLTVKALRHYDRVGLLAPAHVDPATGHRYYDPAQLDVARLVHLLRSVDVPLDDVRTCLESGGDPTTVADVLATHRRRVEARSIRLRGHLHAIDHYLTDHPLTAPATPEPTVTSTPTTASPTTASPTTASPDTASPDTASPDTAQHRRLGVDLFNGTWRLLERDDRTRADDDRMLHMAHASRYHWEQVGAPANLARGEWLCSRVYAVLGRGEPSLHHARRVLDLCLEHGIGDWDLAFAHEALARAHAVAGDRAAARAATEQALACAEDVADADDRALVLADLETIPHQPRFW from the coding sequence GTGACCCTGCAGAACCCCGCCGACGGCGCACCGCACCTGGCCATCGGGCAGCTGGCCCGACGCACCGGCCTGACCGTCAAGGCGCTGCGGCACTACGACCGCGTCGGCCTGCTGGCGCCGGCCCACGTCGACCCCGCCACCGGCCACCGCTACTACGACCCGGCCCAGCTCGACGTGGCGCGGCTGGTGCACCTGCTGCGCTCGGTCGACGTCCCGCTCGACGACGTCCGCACGTGCCTGGAGTCCGGTGGCGACCCCACCACGGTGGCCGACGTCCTCGCCACGCACCGGCGCCGCGTCGAGGCCCGCTCGATCCGGTTGCGCGGCCACCTCCACGCGATCGACCACTACCTCACCGACCACCCCCTCACCGCCCCCGCGACCCCGGAGCCTACCGTGACCAGCACCCCCACCACCGCGAGCCCCACCACCGCGAGTCCCACCACCGCGAGCCCGGACACCGCGAGCCCGGACACCGCGAGCCCGGACACCGCCCAGCACCGACGTCTCGGGGTCGACCTGTTCAACGGCACCTGGCGCCTGCTGGAGCGCGACGACCGCACGCGAGCCGACGACGACCGCATGCTGCACATGGCGCACGCCTCGCGATACCACTGGGAGCAGGTCGGCGCCCCCGCCAACCTCGCCCGCGGCGAGTGGCTCTGTTCGCGGGTCTACGCCGTCCTGGGCCGCGGCGAGCCGAGCCTGCACCACGCCCGGCGGGTGCTCGACCTGTGCCTGGAGCACGGCATCGGCGACTGGGACCTCGCCTTCGCCCACGAGGCGCTCGCCCGGGCCCACGCGGTGGCCGGTGATCGCGCCGCGGCCCGCGCGGCCACCGAGCAGGCCCTCGCCTGCGCCGAGGACGTCGCGGACGCCGACGACCGCGCCCTGGTGCTCGCCGACCTCGAGACCATCCCCCACCAGCCGCGCTTTTGGTGA
- a CDS encoding YbaK/EbsC family protein, with amino-acid sequence MSQPSAPDLSQHQAVTRVVQTLSRLGVQGDVRVLGDAVRTAQAAADALGVEVGQIANSLVFVGVSAAADPEHGRHAGTPQGEPLLILTSGSHRVDTQKVADLLGLAALDRATPEIVRTATGFAIGGVAPVGLLTDVRTFVDVALARYDVVWAAAGHPHTVFPTTYEELMRITGGQSLEVA; translated from the coding sequence ATGTCGCAGCCCTCAGCACCCGACCTGTCGCAGCACCAGGCCGTCACGCGGGTGGTCCAGACCCTGTCCCGTCTCGGCGTGCAGGGCGACGTGCGCGTGCTCGGTGACGCCGTCCGCACCGCGCAGGCAGCGGCCGACGCGCTCGGCGTCGAGGTAGGGCAGATCGCCAACTCGCTGGTCTTCGTGGGTGTCAGCGCCGCGGCCGACCCCGAGCACGGCCGGCACGCGGGGACGCCGCAGGGCGAGCCGCTGCTGATCCTCACCTCCGGCTCGCACCGCGTCGACACCCAGAAGGTCGCCGACCTGCTGGGGCTGGCCGCGCTCGACCGTGCGACGCCCGAGATCGTCCGCACCGCAACGGGTTTCGCCATCGGCGGCGTGGCACCGGTGGGTCTGCTCACCGACGTCCGGACGTTCGTCGACGTGGCGCTCGCCCGCTACGACGTGGTCTGGGCCGCAGCCGGCCACCCGCACACGGTGTTCCCGACGACGTACGAGGAGCTCATGCGGATCACGGGTGGTCAGTCCCTCGAGGTGGCCTGA
- a CDS encoding DNA polymerase III subunit alpha has protein sequence MSPPDRPGDSFVHLRVASGYSLRYGASSPQALVDRAGELGMSALALTDRDGLYGAVKFVLACRRAGIAPILGVDLATAPTGLVSGLPAWADPSVGVRAAGAGRTPARGGELVDPYLPRATVLAHGVAAGAEAAGAAGAGWAALCRLVSSAHLASGHLGGERGTPVTDLTAIASHARPDDGPVRLTVLLGPDSEVGRAVLARRPDLAGAVLRRWKDALPAGALAVEVVCHHGPPGGPLSVDHAGRLLALAREHDVPAVLTNAVRYATPDGAATADVLDAARRLVALDVRHVDRVTAQGYLTGGAQMARLATEVAAAAGGDQREVTHQARRLLDDTVALAHRCVLDPRRDLGLGSVHLPEPSALGLGPHESPSAVLRERARAGVAGRYAGASARRLREVEQRLDDELDVIDRLGYPTYFLTVAAVCDLVRDLGVRVAARGSGAGSLVNHLLGISGVEPLEHGLLMERFCSPLRAQLPDIDLDVESARRTEVYEQILQRFGGDRVTCVSMMDTYRVRHAVRDVGAALGLPPAEVDAIAKAFPHIRASGARAAIAELPELRASGLGHQRLDLLFEHVERLDSLPRHIALHPCGVVLSDATLLDRTPVEASWLGFPMSQFDKDDVEAMGLLKLDVLGIRMQSAMSHAVDEIARVDAVQVDLDDRACVPLDDDRTFRLIRSTHTLGCFQIESPGQRELVGKFGPETFTDIIIDISLFRPGPVKSDMVTPFLQARQGWNAPEYLHPSLREALESTCGVVVFHEQVLHIVAITAGVSLAEADEVRRALGSPQGQAEVEAWWRPAARARGYGDGDVERIWQVLKAFASFGFCKAHAAAFALPTYQSAWLKAHHPAAFLAGVLTHDPGMYPKRLILDDARSLGIAVLGLDVNVSDGTYRVERVAPWDEPPPAILDQLDAGPEQPDDGPRARPHPDLPDGRAYGIRLSLADVKGISDAEVERIVAGRPYASLADFWHRAQVSRPVVERLVVAGAFDSLYGLGGLAARLPVRRRGQVTRRDLMLQVAELDRWSRATSRAARRAAPRSARGRPRAADPARPVDVAELAAAQSQAARPAVPAAEQPVQLALDLGDAPDATRPTGLPEMTATERVQAELEVLGLDASAHVLDTYAPMLDALGVTRSRDLLQQRNQSELLVAGVKVATQTPPIRSGRRVVFLTLDDATGPVDATFFEDVQGPYAATVFHSWLLLVRGVLRRTGPRGVSLRATGAWELAPLWDAWIIGGLPAVHATLDEADAQALAQAAAGEYTTQASEGAAASRSTRPVMAAPTPGASGEDQRAGGMGGGARHRRVLVHASGFKQSPYADVKPAGEDVKSAPRKLWHSSPGSSGR, from the coding sequence GTGAGTCCCCCCGACCGTCCCGGCGATTCCTTCGTCCACCTGCGCGTCGCGTCCGGGTACTCGCTGCGGTACGGCGCGTCGTCACCGCAGGCGCTCGTCGATCGCGCCGGTGAGCTGGGGATGTCAGCGCTCGCCCTCACCGACCGCGACGGGCTCTACGGCGCGGTCAAGTTCGTCCTGGCCTGCCGTCGCGCCGGCATCGCGCCGATCCTGGGTGTCGACCTGGCGACCGCACCCACGGGGCTGGTGTCCGGTCTGCCGGCGTGGGCCGACCCGTCGGTCGGGGTGCGCGCCGCGGGCGCCGGTCGCACCCCGGCGCGGGGAGGCGAGCTCGTCGACCCCTACCTGCCACGCGCGACGGTGCTCGCGCACGGTGTCGCAGCGGGTGCCGAGGCGGCCGGAGCAGCGGGTGCGGGGTGGGCCGCCCTGTGCCGGTTGGTGTCGTCCGCCCACCTGGCGAGCGGGCACCTCGGTGGTGAGCGCGGCACTCCGGTCACCGACCTGACGGCCATCGCGTCGCACGCGCGGCCGGACGACGGTCCGGTCCGGCTCACGGTGCTGCTCGGGCCTGACAGCGAGGTGGGTCGGGCGGTGCTGGCGCGTCGTCCCGACCTCGCCGGTGCGGTGCTGCGCCGGTGGAAGGACGCGCTGCCGGCCGGGGCGCTGGCCGTCGAGGTCGTCTGCCACCACGGGCCGCCTGGTGGTCCGTTGAGCGTCGACCACGCCGGGCGCCTGTTGGCGCTCGCGCGCGAGCACGACGTCCCAGCGGTCCTCACGAACGCCGTGCGCTACGCCACCCCGGACGGCGCCGCGACGGCCGACGTGCTCGACGCCGCACGTCGGCTGGTGGCCCTCGACGTCCGCCACGTCGACCGCGTCACCGCGCAGGGCTACCTCACCGGAGGCGCCCAGATGGCCCGCCTCGCGACCGAGGTCGCGGCGGCCGCGGGCGGTGACCAGCGTGAGGTCACGCACCAGGCCCGGCGCCTGCTCGACGACACCGTGGCGCTGGCCCACCGCTGCGTGCTCGACCCGCGGCGTGACCTCGGGTTGGGGTCGGTGCACCTACCCGAGCCCAGCGCGCTGGGCCTCGGCCCGCACGAGTCCCCCAGCGCGGTCCTGCGCGAGCGGGCCCGTGCCGGTGTGGCCGGCCGCTACGCCGGGGCGTCCGCGCGGCGGCTGCGCGAGGTCGAGCAGCGCCTCGACGACGAGCTCGACGTCATCGACCGGCTCGGCTACCCGACCTACTTCCTCACCGTCGCCGCGGTCTGCGACCTGGTGCGTGATCTGGGAGTGCGGGTGGCCGCTCGCGGCTCGGGTGCCGGCAGCCTGGTCAACCACCTGCTCGGCATCTCCGGCGTCGAGCCGCTCGAGCACGGGCTGCTCATGGAGCGCTTCTGCTCTCCACTGCGCGCCCAGCTGCCCGACATCGACCTCGACGTCGAGTCCGCCCGTCGCACCGAGGTCTACGAGCAGATCCTGCAGCGCTTCGGCGGCGACCGCGTCACCTGCGTGTCGATGATGGACACCTACCGCGTCCGGCACGCCGTGCGCGACGTCGGCGCGGCGCTCGGCCTGCCCCCGGCCGAGGTCGACGCGATCGCCAAGGCCTTCCCGCACATCCGGGCCAGCGGCGCGCGAGCGGCCATCGCCGAGCTGCCCGAGCTGCGCGCGAGCGGGCTGGGGCACCAGCGCCTCGACCTGCTCTTCGAGCACGTCGAGCGGCTCGACTCCCTACCCCGGCACATCGCCCTGCACCCCTGCGGCGTCGTGCTGTCGGACGCGACGCTGCTCGACCGCACACCCGTCGAGGCGAGCTGGCTGGGGTTCCCGATGAGCCAGTTCGACAAGGACGACGTCGAGGCGATGGGGTTGCTCAAGCTCGACGTCCTGGGCATCCGCATGCAGTCGGCGATGTCGCACGCCGTCGACGAGATCGCCCGGGTCGACGCCGTGCAGGTCGACCTCGACGACCGCGCCTGCGTGCCGCTCGACGACGACCGCACCTTCCGGCTCATCCGCTCGACCCACACGCTCGGGTGCTTCCAGATCGAGTCCCCGGGGCAGCGCGAGCTGGTCGGCAAGTTCGGCCCCGAGACCTTCACCGACATCATCATCGACATCTCGCTGTTCCGGCCCGGGCCGGTGAAGTCCGACATGGTGACGCCGTTCCTGCAGGCGCGGCAGGGCTGGAACGCCCCCGAGTACCTCCACCCGTCGCTGCGCGAGGCGCTCGAGAGCACCTGTGGGGTGGTGGTGTTCCACGAGCAGGTGCTGCACATCGTCGCCATCACCGCCGGAGTGAGCCTGGCCGAGGCCGATGAGGTGCGGCGAGCCCTCGGGTCACCCCAGGGCCAGGCGGAGGTCGAGGCGTGGTGGCGCCCGGCGGCCCGCGCCCGCGGCTACGGCGACGGCGACGTCGAGCGGATCTGGCAGGTGCTGAAGGCCTTCGCGTCCTTCGGTTTCTGCAAGGCGCACGCCGCGGCGTTCGCGCTGCCGACGTACCAGTCGGCCTGGCTCAAGGCGCACCACCCGGCGGCCTTCCTCGCCGGCGTCCTCACCCACGACCCCGGCATGTACCCCAAGCGGCTCATCCTCGACGACGCCCGCAGCCTCGGCATCGCGGTGCTCGGCCTCGACGTCAACGTCTCCGACGGCACCTACCGCGTCGAGCGGGTCGCTCCGTGGGACGAGCCGCCCCCGGCGATCCTCGACCAGCTCGACGCCGGCCCGGAGCAGCCGGACGACGGCCCGCGGGCGCGCCCGCACCCCGACCTGCCCGACGGTCGGGCGTACGGCATCCGGCTCTCGCTCGCCGACGTCAAGGGCATCAGCGACGCCGAGGTCGAGCGCATCGTCGCCGGACGTCCGTACGCCTCGCTCGCCGACTTCTGGCACCGGGCGCAGGTGAGCCGGCCGGTGGTGGAGCGGCTCGTCGTCGCGGGCGCGTTCGACAGCCTGTACGGTCTCGGGGGTCTCGCCGCCCGTCTACCCGTGCGACGCCGCGGTCAGGTGACCCGCCGCGACCTCATGCTGCAGGTGGCCGAGCTCGACCGCTGGAGCCGGGCGACCAGCCGGGCGGCCCGTCGGGCGGCGCCTCGCTCCGCGCGCGGCAGGCCCCGCGCCGCCGACCCCGCGCGCCCTGTCGACGTCGCCGAGCTGGCCGCCGCGCAGTCTCAGGCCGCCCGCCCGGCGGTGCCGGCCGCCGAGCAGCCGGTGCAGCTCGCGCTCGACCTCGGCGACGCGCCGGACGCCACCCGGCCGACGGGGCTGCCGGAGATGACGGCCACCGAGCGGGTCCAAGCCGAGCTGGAGGTGCTCGGTCTGGACGCCAGCGCCCACGTGCTCGACACCTACGCGCCGATGCTCGACGCCCTCGGCGTCACCCGCAGCCGTGACCTGCTCCAGCAGCGCAACCAGTCCGAGCTGCTGGTGGCCGGCGTGAAGGTCGCCACCCAGACCCCGCCGATCCGCTCGGGTCGGCGGGTCGTGTTCCTGACCCTCGACGACGCCACCGGTCCGGTCGACGCGACGTTCTTCGAGGACGTCCAGGGCCCGTACGCCGCCACGGTGTTCCACTCCTGGCTGCTTCTGGTGCGCGGCGTGCTGCGGCGCACCGGCCCGCGCGGGGTGTCGCTGCGCGCCACCGGCGCCTGGGAGCTCGCACCGCTGTGGGACGCGTGGATCATCGGCGGCCTGCCCGCCGTGCACGCCACGCTCGACGAGGCCGACGCGCAGGCCCTCGCCCAGGCGGCGGCCGGGGAGTACACGACGCAGGCGAGCGAGGGGGCGGCAGCCAGCCGGTCGACGCGGCCGGTCATGGCTGCGCCGACACCCGGGGCGTCAGGGGAGGACCAGCGCGCTGGAGGCATGGGTGGCGGCGCCCGCCACCGCCGCGTGCTGGTGCACGCCAGCGGCTTCAAGCAGTCGCCGTACGCCGACGTCAAGCCCGCGGGCGAGGACGTCAAGAGCGCGCCGCGCAAGCTGTGGCACTCCAGCCCCGGGAGCTCGGGCCGATGA
- a CDS encoding thiocillin family RiPP, which translates to MHDSVLELYAVDGGFTLEELPQGDALAAAGCWFTASSASTASCPGTSAACVGSASTFSG; encoded by the coding sequence ATGCACGACAGCGTTCTCGAGCTCTACGCCGTCGACGGCGGGTTCACCCTGGAGGAGCTTCCGCAGGGCGATGCCCTCGCGGCAGCCGGCTGCTGGTTCACGGCGTCCTCGGCGTCGACGGCCTCCTGCCCCGGCACCTCCGCGGCCTGCGTCGGCTCCGCCAGCACCTTCAGCGGCTGA
- a CDS encoding ABC transporter ATP-binding protein: MAQDVVRFDEVSKHYPGPGGGTTAVDGLTLSISPGEVLGLLGPNGAGKTTTLEMLVGLRRPTSGRISVLGVDPAADRDTVRREVAIQPQHAALFDHQSVEEMLRVWASLYPDPHDVDRVVEQLALGECRAVRVRKLSGGQRQRLLVALALISRPQLLVLDEPSTGLDPVARTQLWEVIRDVRAEGRTVVLSTHSMEEAQALSDRVAILHRGRLAACDRPSDLVARFAPEREVEFVTDSAAAASLEPLRQMGSVELATDADRLRVRVRTTDSDAVLARLPELCRAHDLRVTDAGLDGVFRSVTADTLAGVAGEAS, from the coding sequence ATGGCCCAGGACGTCGTCCGCTTCGACGAGGTCAGCAAGCACTATCCAGGCCCCGGAGGCGGCACCACCGCCGTCGACGGGCTGACGCTGAGCATTTCCCCCGGGGAGGTGCTCGGCCTGCTCGGACCCAACGGCGCAGGCAAGACCACGACGCTCGAGATGCTGGTGGGGCTGCGGCGGCCGACGTCTGGGCGCATCTCGGTGCTGGGTGTCGACCCGGCGGCCGACCGCGACACGGTACGCCGCGAGGTCGCGATCCAACCGCAGCACGCCGCGCTCTTCGACCACCAGAGCGTCGAGGAGATGCTGCGTGTGTGGGCGTCGCTCTACCCCGACCCGCACGACGTCGACCGCGTCGTCGAGCAGCTCGCCCTCGGCGAGTGCCGCGCGGTGCGCGTGCGCAAGCTGTCGGGCGGCCAGCGCCAGCGGCTGCTCGTCGCCCTGGCGCTGATCTCCCGCCCCCAGCTGCTGGTGCTCGACGAGCCGTCGACCGGCCTCGATCCGGTGGCCAGGACCCAGCTGTGGGAGGTGATCAGGGACGTGCGCGCCGAGGGACGCACCGTCGTGCTGTCGACCCACTCGATGGAGGAGGCGCAGGCACTGTCTGACCGGGTCGCGATCCTCCACCGCGGCCGGCTCGCCGCCTGCGACCGGCCTAGTGACCTCGTCGCGCGGTTCGCCCCCGAGCGCGAGGTCGAGTTCGTGACCGACTCCGCTGCCGCAGCGTCGCTGGAACCGTTGCGGCAGATGGGATCGGTGGAGCTGGCGACGGACGCCGACCGGCTGCGAGTGCGGGTGCGCACCACCGACTCCGACGCCGTGCTGGCCCGTCTGCCCGAGCTCTGCCGAGCCCACGACCTGCGCGTCACCGACGCCGGGCTCGACGGGGTGTTCCGCAGCGTCACCGCCGACACCCTGGCCGGCGTCGCGGGGGAGGCGTCATGA